In Caldisalinibacter kiritimatiensis, the genomic stretch GTATATAATATATACTAATAGGTTATCTATAATAAGATAATTGATTAAACAAAATAATTAAGGATAAAAATCCTGATATAAACTAGATGAAGGGACTTTAGTATACATATTAAGTTTATCAAGTGCTATAGATAATAAATCAGGGATTAACCTTTCGTCCCTATATTGGGATGAAGGGTTTTTTATCTTTCATATGCTTATCAGTTTTTAGCTTAACTAAGAAATGCTCCAAAGGAAAAGGGAGGTAATAATAATGTATTTTCAAGATTTAATTTTAAAATTATTAAATTACTGGGGAGAAAAAGGTTGTATCATAATGCAGCCCTATGATGTAGAAAAAGGTGCAGGAACTATGAATCCTCAAACTTTCTTAAGAGCGTTAGGTCCTGAACCATGGAAAGTTGCTTATGTTGAACCATCAAGAAGACCAGCTGATGCAAGATATGGAGACAATCCTAATAGAGTGTATCAACACCATCAGCTACAGGTTATTTTAAAACCATCTCCAGACAATGTACAAGAGTTATATTTAGATAGTTTAAAAGCAATAGGCATAGATCCAGCAAAGCATGATATAAGATTCGTTGAAGATAACTGGGAATCTCCTACATTAGGTGCATGGGGTCTTGGTTGGGAAGTATGGTTAGATGGTATGGAAATTACACAGTTTACATATTTCCAGCAAGTTGGAAGCATCAACTGTGACTTGGAATCTGCAGAGATTACATATGGTTTAGAAAGAATAGCTATGTATTTACAAGATGTTGATAATATATTTGATATAGAATGGGTAGAAGGTATAAAATACGGTGAAATATTTAAACAAGCTGAATATGAGCACTCAGTATATAGTTTTGAAGAGGCTGACCCAGATGTGTTATTTAATCTATTTAATACTTATGAAGACGAGGCAAAAAAATTAATTAAAAAAGGATTAGTTTTACCAGCGTACGATAATGTATTGAAATGTTCTCATACGTTTAACGTATTAGACGCTAGAGGGTCAATTAGTGTTACAGAGAGAACGAGCTTTATTGGTAGAGTTAGAAACTTAGCAAAGCTAGTAGCTGCAAAATATTTAGAGAAAAGAGAAGAGCTAAGATTCCCGCTTCTAAAGGGAGGTGCAGAGAATGAATAATAAGTTTTTGTTAGAAATTGGAACTGAGGAAATTCCAGCAAGGTTTATTGATAATACATTGTCACAAATAAGAAACAAATTTAAAAACGTGTTTAAGGAAGAGAGAATTAAATTTGAAGATATAAAAGTGTATGCTACTCCTAGAAGATTAGTGTTACTAGCAGAAGGTATATCAGAGAAACAAGAGGATTTACAAGAACTTGCTAAAGGACCTTCGAAGAGAATTGCATTTGATGAAGATGGAAATCCAACAAAGGCGTTATTAGGTTTTGCTAGAGGTCAAGGAGTAGATCCTAGTGAAGTTGTTATCAAAGAATATAAAGGTGAAGAATATGTATATGCTCATAAACTAGAAAAAGGTAGATTAGTAAAAGAAGTTTTAGAAGATACAATACCAGAGATAATTAAATCTATAAACTTTCCTAAATCGATGAGATGGGGAGGTAAAAACTTTAGATTTGCTAGACCTATAAGATGGATTGTAAGTTTATTTAATGACCAAGTACTGTCTTTTGATTTAGAAGGAATTAAATGTTCTAATATTACTAAAGGTCATAGATTCTTAGGTTCAAGTTCAATAGAAATCAATGAAGTTAATGAATATTTTAATAAGTTGAGAGAAAATTATGTTATTGTTGACCAGGAAGAAAGAAGGAAAATAATAAGTAATGGATGTTTAAAACTAGCTAAGGAAAAAGGTGGTAACCTATTATTAGATGAAGATTTACTTAAAGAGTTGACATATATAGTAGAATATCCAACACCTTTTGTAGGAAGAGTTAAAGAAGAATACTTAAAACTACCAAAAGAAGTAGTAATTACTCCTATGAAAGAGCATCAAAGATATATACCAATATCAGATGACAATGGAAAACTTATGCCATACTTTATAGCGGTAAGAAATGGTAATGAAGAATATATAGACATAGTATCTAAAGGAAATGAAAAAGTGCTTGGTGCAAGATTAGAAGATGCAAAGTTTTTCTTTGAAGAAGATAC encodes the following:
- the glyQ gene encoding glycine--tRNA ligase subunit alpha, producing the protein MYFQDLILKLLNYWGEKGCIIMQPYDVEKGAGTMNPQTFLRALGPEPWKVAYVEPSRRPADARYGDNPNRVYQHHQLQVILKPSPDNVQELYLDSLKAIGIDPAKHDIRFVEDNWESPTLGAWGLGWEVWLDGMEITQFTYFQQVGSINCDLESAEITYGLERIAMYLQDVDNIFDIEWVEGIKYGEIFKQAEYEHSVYSFEEADPDVLFNLFNTYEDEAKKLIKKGLVLPAYDNVLKCSHTFNVLDARGSISVTERTSFIGRVRNLAKLVAAKYLEKREELRFPLLKGGAENE